The Hippoglossus hippoglossus isolate fHipHip1 chromosome 2, fHipHip1.pri, whole genome shotgun sequence genome includes a region encoding these proteins:
- the clic5a gene encoding chloride intracellular channel protein 5a codes for MTDTAAEEDKDPDIELFVKAGQDGESIGNCPFSQRLFMILWLKGVVFNVTTVDLKRKPADLHNLAPGTHPPFLTFQGEVLTDVNKIEEYLEAELVPPKYPKLAAKNRESNMAGSDVFSRFSAYVKNTRPDKHRDLEKSLDKVLAKLDEYLLSPLPDEDETGRRSGKGESTRKYLDGEELTLADCNLLPKLHVVKVVAKKYRNYDIPSDFRGVWRYLGNAYSRDEFTNTCAADVEIELAYKDVAKRLGK; via the exons ATGACGGATACGGCCgctgaggaggacaaggacCCCGATATTGAGCTATTTGTTAAG gctGGCCAGGACGGAGAGAGCATTGGAAACTGTCCATTCTCTCAGCGCCTCTTCATGATCCTCTGGCTGAAAGGAGTCGTTTTTAATGTGACCACCGTTGACCTCAAGag GAAACCAGCCGACCTCCACAACCTGGCCCCGGGGACACACCCGCCCTTCCTCACCTTCCAGGGGGAGGTGCTCACCGACGTCAACAAAATAGAGGAGTACCTGGAGGCCGAGCTGGTGCCACCGAA GTATCCCAAACTCGCAGCAAAGAACCGCGAGTCCAACATGGCAGGAAGCGACGTGTTCTCCAGGTTCTCCGCTTATGTGAAAAACACCAGGCCGGATAAGCACAGGG ACTTAGAGAAGAGTCTGGACAAGGTCCTGGCGAAGCTGGACGAGTATCTGCTGAGTCCACTTCCTGATGAGGATGAGACGGGACGCCGCAGCGGCAAAGGGGAATCCACTCGCAAATACCTGGACGGGGAGGAGCTGACGCTGGCGGACTGCAACCTTTTGCCCAAGCTCCACGTCGTCAAG GTGGTTGCGAAGAAGTACCGGAACTACGACATCCCGTCGGATTTCAGAGGGGTGTGGCGTTACCTCGGCAACGCCTACAGCCGAGACGAGTTCACCAACACGTGCGCTGCTGATGTGGAAATCGAGCTCGCCTACAAGGACGTGGCCAAGAGGCTGGGGAAGTGA